The following coding sequences are from one Streptomyces sp. NBC_01485 window:
- a CDS encoding nucleotidyltransferase domain-containing protein: protein MTVTNILLSGIVGSTAYGLAREGSDVDRLGMFATPTEELHGLSRPQESHVSTAPDRTLHEAAKWCRLALGGNPTVMELVWLPDELYEVRTPLGDELIALRTTLLSAGRVRDAYLGYATQQFRRLQNRSEGTRSGDTRNRTAKHARHLKRLCTQGYELYSTGQLTIRVEDPESCHRFGEQVAADPEAAVPLLRGFEEAFAETRSVLPEQPDETAADAWLRRVRRHFYTALQPTPV, encoded by the coding sequence GTGACCGTCACCAACATCCTGCTGTCCGGAATCGTCGGCTCGACCGCCTACGGGCTCGCCCGCGAAGGCTCCGACGTGGACCGCCTCGGCATGTTCGCCACCCCCACCGAGGAGCTGCACGGCCTGAGCCGACCGCAGGAGTCGCATGTCAGCACGGCACCCGACCGCACCCTGCACGAGGCCGCGAAGTGGTGCCGGCTCGCCCTCGGCGGCAACCCGACCGTGATGGAACTCGTCTGGCTACCGGACGAGTTGTACGAGGTGCGCACCCCTCTCGGTGACGAACTCATCGCCCTCCGTACGACATTGCTCAGCGCCGGACGTGTCCGCGACGCCTATCTCGGCTACGCCACCCAGCAGTTCCGGAGGCTGCAGAACCGCAGCGAAGGCACCCGTTCCGGGGACACCCGCAACCGGACCGCCAAGCACGCCCGTCACCTCAAGAGGCTCTGCACCCAGGGCTACGAGCTGTACTCCACAGGTCAGTTGACGATCCGGGTCGAGGACCCGGAGAGCTGTCACCGGTTCGGCGAGCAGGTCGCCGCCGACCCCGAGGCCGCGGTGCCTCTGCTGCGCGGATTCGAGGAGGCGTTCGCCGAGACGCGCAGCGTGCTGCCCGAACAGCCCGACGAGACGGCCGCCGACGCGTGGCTGCGCCGGGTGCGGAGGCATTTCTACACGGCACTCCAGCCGACGCCCGTGTGA
- a CDS encoding NAD(P)/FAD-dependent oxidoreductase — MTKRPSGDVVVVGAGMVGAACALYAARAGLEVVLVDRGPVAGGTTGAGEGNLLVSDKEPGPELQLALLSGRLWSELAQELGAAVEYEPKGGLVVASTPEALTALTDLAAGQRAAGVTTVDVKAGQLPDLEPYLAPGLAGGVLYPQDAQVMPTLAAAHLVRASGARLETGRTVTRILRGADGAVRGVRTDRGDILAPAVVNAAGTWGAEVAALAGVGLPVLPRRGFVLVTEPLPRRVRHKVYAADYVADVASDSAALQTSPVVEGTAAGPVLIGASRERVGFDRSFSLPVVRALAAGATRLFPFLEHVRAMRTYLGFRPYMPDHLPAIGPDPRVPGLFHACGHEGAGIGLATGTGHLIARTLAGENPEPSLTPFRPDRFDHFSHPSRSHNTGHPDSSAEEAAP, encoded by the coding sequence GTGACCAAGCGACCGAGTGGTGACGTCGTGGTCGTCGGCGCCGGCATGGTGGGCGCCGCCTGCGCGCTGTACGCGGCCCGCGCCGGGCTCGAGGTGGTGCTGGTCGACCGCGGTCCGGTGGCCGGCGGCACCACCGGCGCGGGCGAGGGCAACCTCCTCGTCTCGGACAAGGAGCCCGGCCCCGAACTCCAACTGGCCTTGCTGTCCGGACGGTTGTGGAGCGAGCTGGCTCAAGAACTGGGCGCGGCCGTCGAGTACGAACCCAAGGGCGGGCTCGTCGTCGCCTCCACGCCCGAGGCACTCACCGCCCTCACGGACCTGGCGGCCGGACAACGCGCGGCCGGGGTGACGACCGTCGACGTCAAGGCAGGCCAACTCCCTGACTTGGAACCGTACTTGGCACCCGGTCTCGCGGGCGGTGTGCTGTATCCGCAGGACGCCCAGGTGATGCCCACCCTGGCCGCCGCTCACCTCGTACGGGCCTCGGGTGCGCGGCTGGAGACCGGTCGCACGGTGACGCGGATACTGCGCGGCGCCGACGGTGCCGTACGGGGCGTGCGAACCGACCGGGGTGACATCCTCGCGCCGGCCGTGGTGAACGCGGCCGGGACATGGGGCGCGGAGGTCGCGGCGCTGGCGGGGGTGGGGCTGCCCGTACTCCCCCGCCGGGGCTTCGTCCTGGTCACCGAGCCGCTGCCGCGCCGGGTGCGGCACAAGGTGTACGCCGCCGACTACGTGGCCGACGTGGCGAGCGACTCGGCCGCCCTGCAGACCTCACCGGTCGTCGAGGGGACCGCCGCCGGGCCGGTGCTGATCGGCGCGAGCCGTGAACGGGTCGGCTTCGACCGGTCCTTCTCGCTGCCGGTCGTACGCGCCCTGGCGGCAGGGGCGACGCGCCTGTTCCCGTTCCTGGAGCACGTACGGGCGATGCGCACGTATCTCGGCTTCCGCCCCTACATGCCCGACCACCTGCCGGCCATCGGGCCCGACCCCCGCGTGCCCGGGCTGTTCCACGCCTGCGGGCACGAGGGCGCGGGCATCGGGCTCGCCACCGGCACCGGCCACCTGATCGCGCGGACACTCGCCGGCGAAAACCCGGAACCGAGCCTGACACCGTTCCGCCCCGACCGCTTCGACCACTTCAGTCACCCCAGCCGCTCCCACAACACCGGCCACCCCGACAGCTCGGCCGAGGAGGCCGCTCCGTGA
- a CDS encoding elongation factor G → MRNNLDRHLSAVRNLGILAHVDAGKTTVTERILYATGTTHKRGEVHDGTTITDFDPQERDRGITIFAAAVSCDWDGHRINLIDTPGHVDFADEVGRSLRVLDGAVAVFDAVAGVEPQSESVWRQADRHGVPRIAFVNKLDRVGADLDTAVASIRERLHPVPLVVQLPIGTENAFTGVVDLLRMRALTWNDGSDTAAETVVEAVVEAVVPEELREEALRRRRMLEEAVAERHPAALEEFCDRETLSADTLSRALRDLTRTGDGVVVLCGSAYRNRGIEPLLDAVVAYLPSPLDVPPVCGMRDGVDGMRHADGEMHKAVNDMQESVDRMQDGADDVQGGVDRMQDGADDVQGGVDRMQDGADDVQGGVDRMQDGADDVQGGVDRMQDVVGEQRAADPAAPFAALAFKVSATPTGRLTYLRVYSGTIEKGDAVWESGARRTERIGRILSVQADRHAQLERAVAGDIVAVVGLKSARAGSTLCAPGAPIVLEPPGVPEPVVSVAVEALASTDADRLASALARLAEEDPSLVVRTDPETGQTVLSGMGELHLEVAVEKVRRGLGVEVNVGRPRVTYRETVARGVSGLVFRHVKQDGGAGQFAQVVLDVEPLGAAGVGSAGGAEGSGGDTEIGAESGFVFRSAVVGGRVPQEYVRAVEAGCRDALAEGPLGGHPVTGLRVTLTDGATHVKDSSEMAFRTAGRLGLREALRGCAMVLLEPVVEVTVTVPQDAVGGVLGDLAARRGRVTDSTVRGGSAVVTATVPLAELFGYATRLRSRTQGRGTFSARPTGYAPAPASAATPGAATMK, encoded by the coding sequence GTGCGCAACAACCTCGACCGTCACCTCTCCGCCGTGCGCAATCTGGGCATCCTCGCCCATGTCGACGCGGGCAAGACCACCGTCACCGAGCGGATCCTGTACGCCACCGGGACCACGCACAAGCGTGGTGAGGTCCACGACGGCACGACCATCACCGACTTCGACCCCCAGGAGCGTGACCGTGGGATCACCATTTTCGCCGCGGCCGTCAGTTGCGACTGGGACGGTCACCGCATCAACCTGATCGACACCCCCGGGCACGTCGATTTCGCCGACGAGGTGGGGCGATCCCTGCGGGTGCTCGACGGAGCGGTGGCGGTGTTCGACGCCGTCGCGGGCGTGGAGCCGCAGAGCGAGTCCGTGTGGCGGCAGGCCGATCGGCACGGCGTGCCGAGGATCGCGTTCGTCAACAAACTGGACCGCGTCGGCGCCGACCTCGACACGGCGGTGGCGTCGATCCGCGAACGGCTCCATCCGGTGCCTTTGGTCGTGCAACTGCCGATCGGCACGGAGAACGCTTTCACCGGCGTCGTCGACCTGCTGCGTATGCGGGCGCTGACCTGGAACGACGGCAGTGACACGGCTGCCGAGACGGTCGTCGAAGCGGTTGTCGAGGCGGTTGTGCCGGAGGAGCTTCGGGAGGAGGCGCTGCGTCGGCGTCGGATGCTGGAGGAAGCCGTGGCGGAGCGGCACCCGGCCGCGCTGGAGGAGTTCTGCGACCGGGAGACGCTGTCTGCCGACACCCTCTCCCGAGCCCTGCGCGACCTGACCCGCACGGGTGACGGGGTGGTCGTGCTGTGCGGCTCGGCCTACCGCAACCGCGGGATCGAGCCGCTGCTGGACGCCGTCGTCGCGTATCTCCCGTCACCGCTGGACGTGCCGCCGGTATGCGGTATGCGCGATGGCGTCGACGGTATGCGACATGCCGACGGCGAGATGCATAAGGCAGTCAACGACATGCAGGAAAGTGTCGACCGTATGCAGGATGGTGCTGACGATGTGCAGGGTGGTGTCGACCGTATGCAGGATGGTGCTGACGATGTGCAGGGTGGTGTCGACCGTATGCAGGATGGTGCTGACGATGTGCAGGGTGGTGTCGACCGTATGCAGGATGGTGCTGACGATGTGCAGGGTGGTGTCGACCGTATGCAGGATGTCGTCGGCGAGCAACGGGCCGCCGACCCCGCCGCGCCGTTCGCCGCCCTCGCGTTCAAGGTCAGCGCCACGCCCACCGGCCGGCTCACCTACCTGCGGGTGTACTCGGGCACGATCGAGAAGGGAGACGCGGTATGGGAATCGGGCGCGCGGCGCACCGAGAGGATCGGGCGGATCCTGAGTGTGCAGGCCGACCGGCACGCCCAACTGGAGCGCGCGGTCGCCGGGGACATCGTGGCCGTGGTCGGGCTGAAGTCGGCGCGTGCGGGTTCGACTCTGTGCGCGCCAGGGGCACCGATCGTCCTCGAACCGCCGGGCGTCCCCGAACCGGTCGTCTCCGTGGCGGTCGAGGCGCTTGCGAGCACCGACGCCGACCGGCTGGCCTCGGCACTCGCTCGACTGGCCGAGGAGGACCCGTCGTTGGTCGTCAGGACCGATCCCGAGACCGGTCAGACGGTGCTGTCGGGCATGGGTGAACTGCATCTGGAGGTCGCGGTGGAGAAGGTCCGCCGTGGCCTCGGGGTGGAGGTCAACGTTGGGCGTCCGAGGGTGACTTATCGAGAGACGGTCGCCCGCGGGGTGTCCGGCCTGGTCTTCCGGCACGTGAAACAGGACGGTGGAGCAGGGCAGTTCGCGCAAGTCGTGCTCGATGTCGAGCCGCTCGGCGCGGCCGGGGTGGGAAGCGCGGGAGGTGCGGAAGGCTCGGGAGGTGACACTGAAATCGGTGCTGAATCCGGGTTCGTGTTCCGCTCGGCCGTCGTCGGTGGGCGGGTGCCACAGGAGTACGTCCGTGCCGTCGAGGCCGGCTGCCGGGATGCCCTTGCCGAGGGTCCCCTAGGTGGGCACCCGGTCACCGGGCTGCGGGTCACCCTGACCGACGGGGCGACCCACGTGAAGGACTCCTCCGAGATGGCCTTCCGCACGGCCGGCCGGCTCGGGCTGCGGGAGGCCCTGCGTGGCTGCGCGATGGTCCTGCTGGAACCGGTGGTCGAGGTTACGGTCACCGTGCCCCAGGATGCGGTGGGCGGGGTCCTCGGTGACCTGGCCGCGCGGCGCGGGAGGGTCACCGACTCGACCGTGCGCGGCGGTTCGGCGGTGGTCACCGCCACCGTGCCGCTGGCCGAACTGTTCGGCTACGCGACCCGGCTGCGCAGCCGCACCCAGGGCCGAGGCACCTTCTCGGCCCGGCCGACGGGGTACGCCCCGGCCCCGGCGTCGGCTGCGACCCCGGGGGCGGCGACGATGAAGTAG
- a CDS encoding (2Fe-2S)-binding protein, which yields MSSWNPLKLVRARPGAPFTLTFDGRVIEALSGQTIAAALWSSGVTAWRTTRNGGQARGVFCGIGVCFDCLVTVDGRPNQRACLVPAVPGADVRTQEGTGHDD from the coding sequence GTGAGTTCGTGGAACCCGCTGAAGCTGGTCCGGGCGCGTCCCGGCGCCCCGTTCACCCTCACCTTCGACGGCCGGGTGATCGAGGCACTGTCCGGGCAGACGATCGCCGCCGCGCTGTGGTCGTCCGGTGTCACGGCCTGGCGCACCACGCGGAACGGCGGGCAGGCGCGCGGGGTCTTCTGCGGCATCGGGGTGTGCTTCGACTGCCTGGTGACCGTCGACGGCCGCCCCAACCAACGGGCCTGCCTGGTACCGGCCGTGCCTGGCGCGGACGTCCGTACCCAGGAAGGGACAGGTCACGATGACTGA
- a CDS encoding alpha/beta fold hydrolase produces the protein MPTFTAPDGTRLAHHESGDGPPLVCLPGGPMQSAAYLGDLGGLAAHRRLIGLDPRGTGESAAPANTASYRCDRQVGDVEALREHLGLDRLDLLAHSGGANLAILYAARHPERVSRLLLITPSVYAVGLGITAEDRLTTARLRHDEPWFAPAYAALEAVTAGRGTADSWQAIAPFFHARWDEEARAFDAAGEQQRNDEAAAVYAAEGAFAPAATREALAAFPSPVLLLAGEADVSGPPRVMREFAELLPKAEFVVQPGAGHFPWRDDPERFVTTVRQFVDGELPG, from the coding sequence ATGCCAACCTTCACCGCCCCCGACGGAACCCGCCTCGCCCACCACGAGTCGGGGGACGGCCCGCCGCTGGTCTGTCTGCCCGGCGGCCCCATGCAATCCGCCGCCTACCTGGGCGACCTCGGCGGACTCGCCGCCCACCGCCGCCTGATCGGGCTGGATCCCAGGGGCACCGGCGAGTCGGCCGCCCCGGCGAACACTGCGTCGTACCGCTGCGACCGCCAGGTCGGCGACGTCGAGGCCCTGCGCGAGCACCTCGGGCTCGACCGGCTCGACCTGCTCGCGCATTCCGGCGGTGCCAACCTGGCGATCCTGTACGCCGCCCGTCACCCCGAACGCGTCAGCCGCCTCCTGCTGATCACGCCGAGCGTGTACGCGGTCGGCCTCGGGATCACCGCCGAGGACCGTCTGACAACCGCCCGCCTGCGCCACGACGAGCCGTGGTTCGCCCCGGCCTACGCGGCGCTTGAGGCGGTCACCGCTGGCCGGGGCACCGCCGACTCCTGGCAGGCCATCGCCCCTTTCTTCCATGCCCGTTGGGACGAGGAGGCCCGGGCCTTCGACGCGGCAGGCGAGCAGCAGCGGAACGACGAAGCGGCGGCCGTGTACGCCGCCGAGGGCGCCTTCGCCCCGGCCGCCACCCGCGAGGCCCTCGCAGCCTTCCCGTCCCCGGTCCTGCTCCTCGCCGGCGAGGCGGATGTGTCGGGTCCGCCACGAGTGATGCGGGAGTTCGCGGAACTGTTGCCGAAGGCCGAGTTCGTCGTGCAGCCGGGGGCGGGGCACTTTCCGTGGCGGGACGATCCCGAGCGGTTCGTGACGACGGTGAGGCAGTTTGTTGACGGCGAATTGCCGGGCTGA
- a CDS encoding SCO5389 family protein — MSLDVSPKLLAEAEAGAIREEDFVDTIRTSLPYAYELVADLSTQLHAGINEFADNQTPPASEQERGQLLRALASDAIRSSLERHFDITLAFQNCHRVAAFRPGARNGETYARFTSTRAQVLNQSAVLRDC; from the coding sequence ATGTCGCTCGACGTCTCCCCCAAGCTCCTCGCCGAGGCCGAAGCCGGCGCCATCCGCGAGGAGGACTTCGTGGACACCATCCGTACGTCCCTCCCCTACGCCTACGAGCTCGTCGCCGACCTCTCCACCCAACTCCACGCCGGAATCAACGAGTTCGCCGACAACCAGACCCCTCCCGCGTCGGAGCAGGAGCGCGGCCAACTTCTCCGTGCCCTCGCCAGCGACGCCATCCGCAGCAGCCTGGAACGCCACTTCGACATCACCCTGGCCTTCCAGAACTGCCACCGGGTAGCCGCCTTCCGGCCCGGCGCGCGGAACGGAGAGACCTATGCACGCTTCACGTCCACACGGGCGCAGGTACTGAACCAGTCGGCAGTGCTGCGGGACTGCTGA
- a CDS encoding ATP-binding protein: MRVAFVGKGGSGKTTLSALFARQVAQSGAPVLAVDGDINQHLSEALDPTAETPPFTAPPLAAHLGEIKDLLRGTNPRITSREAMVKTTPPGRGSRLLRLLGDDELHTRHVQRVGGVPLMVTGEFEESDLGVACYHSKLGAVELYLSHLVDGPGEYLVMDMTAGADAFASGLFARFDMTFLVAEPTRRGVSVYRQYRDHAREFGIPLAVVGNKVTGEDDLLFLKEEVGDDLLTHLALSPWVRSAERGSPQGELEGTNRHALTILRETVDARRKDWPTLHRHAVDFHLRNARSWANKATGQDLASQVDPEFVPGPASPT, encoded by the coding sequence ATGCGCGTCGCATTCGTGGGGAAGGGCGGCAGCGGCAAGACGACGCTGTCGGCCCTGTTCGCCCGGCAGGTGGCGCAGTCCGGCGCACCGGTGCTGGCCGTGGACGGCGACATCAACCAGCACCTGTCCGAGGCACTGGACCCCACGGCCGAAACGCCGCCCTTCACGGCCCCGCCCCTGGCTGCACACCTGGGCGAGATCAAGGACCTGCTGCGCGGCACCAACCCGCGAATCACCTCCCGCGAGGCGATGGTCAAGACGACCCCACCGGGCCGCGGCTCCCGGCTGCTGCGCCTACTGGGCGACGACGAGCTGCACACGCGCCATGTCCAACGGGTGGGCGGTGTGCCCCTGATGGTGACGGGCGAGTTCGAGGAGAGCGACCTGGGCGTGGCCTGCTACCACTCCAAGCTCGGCGCGGTGGAGCTCTACCTGAGCCACCTGGTGGACGGCCCCGGCGAATACCTGGTGATGGACATGACGGCCGGCGCCGACGCCTTCGCCTCCGGCCTGTTCGCCCGCTTCGACATGACGTTCCTGGTGGCCGAACCCACCCGCAGGGGCGTCTCCGTCTACCGCCAGTACCGCGACCACGCCCGCGAGTTCGGCATCCCCCTCGCCGTGGTCGGCAACAAGGTGACCGGCGAGGACGATCTGCTCTTCCTCAAGGAGGAGGTGGGCGACGACCTCCTCACCCACCTTGCCCTCTCCCCCTGGGTCCGCTCGGCCGAACGGGGCAGCCCCCAGGGCGAGTTGGAGGGCACCAACCGCCACGCCCTCACCATCCTGCGCGAGACGGTCGACGCCCGCAGAAAGGACTGGCCGACACTCCACCGCCACGCCGTCGACTTCCACCTGCGCAACGCCCGCTCCTGGGCAAACAAGGCAACGGGCCAGGATCTGGCGTCCCAGGTGGACCCGGAGTTCGTCCCGGGCCCGGCCTCACCGACCTGA
- a CDS encoding ABC transporter permease subunit, translating into MRSRVGALLWRAGLAALLVCGIGLLPWLSRTDPALTVLKARSADRDATPEVLADIRAQLGLDDGPLHLLGQWLAGLPRGDAGRSWISGTEVMPDVLQALGVSLLLVVVALAVAVVTAAGVCARTLYLGARRSLDGRPAGGSGSAVLAALPEFLTASVLATVVGVQWGWLPALGWYGPQWTVLPALALGLPAGAVLGRLLDDQLPAAFAEPWALAAAARGLPGRSIARKALRRCVPGLLPNLGLFVVGLTGGSVAVEQIFDIPGLGRTTLQAAIAQDLPVLQAGTLVLVALAAVTTGAARLAARLLIGPALRDGALHTLHRPPPPVRRIPPIAYSLLLFVVIALGLPRDPLALDTRARLQPPSAAHPFGTDALGRDVLARVAHGALDTLLLAVAISAIALIAGILLGLLPRLSGPLVDTVNAVPPVLAALLVSAVWGSGPTTPVLAVAVVAWAPLAAHTSALLREERATVHLTATRALGAGPWYLLRSELLPAALPPVARHALLRLPGIALALASLGFLGLGAQPPSPEWGLLLAENQPYAERAPWAVLAPATVLAVLGALAVTAAGALRRPRRRRTADPADPTDPTGLADSTGSMDPAGRRTGEPPAPEAELAGIR; encoded by the coding sequence ATGAGGAGCAGGGTGGGCGCGCTGCTGTGGCGTGCCGGACTGGCCGCGCTGCTGGTGTGCGGGATCGGGCTGCTGCCCTGGCTCTCGCGCACCGACCCGGCGCTCACCGTGCTGAAGGCGCGGTCCGCCGACCGTGACGCCACCCCCGAGGTGCTCGCCGACATCCGGGCCCAACTCGGCCTGGACGACGGTCCGTTGCACCTTCTCGGGCAGTGGCTCGCGGGGTTGCCGCGCGGGGACGCCGGGCGGTCGTGGATCTCGGGCACCGAGGTCATGCCCGACGTCCTGCAAGCCCTGGGCGTGTCGCTGCTGTTGGTGGTGGTGGCGCTGGCGGTCGCCGTCGTCACCGCCGCCGGTGTGTGCGCCCGCACCCTGTACCTCGGCGCGCGGCGAAGCCTCGACGGGCGGCCCGCCGGCGGCTCCGGCTCCGCCGTGCTCGCCGCGCTGCCGGAGTTCCTCACCGCCTCCGTCCTCGCCACGGTGGTCGGCGTGCAGTGGGGGTGGCTGCCCGCCCTCGGCTGGTACGGCCCGCAGTGGACCGTGCTGCCCGCCCTCGCTCTCGGCCTGCCCGCCGGGGCGGTGCTGGGCCGCCTGCTCGACGACCAACTGCCCGCAGCCTTCGCCGAACCCTGGGCGCTGGCCGCCGCCGCGCGCGGTCTGCCCGGCCGGAGCATCGCCCGCAAGGCGCTGCGCCGGTGCGTGCCCGGACTGCTGCCCAACCTCGGGCTGTTCGTCGTGGGCCTGACCGGCGGATCCGTCGCCGTCGAGCAGATCTTCGACATACCCGGGCTCGGCCGCACCACCCTCCAGGCGGCGATCGCCCAGGATCTGCCCGTGCTCCAGGCAGGCACCCTCGTCCTCGTCGCCCTCGCGGCCGTCACCACCGGCGCCGCCCGCCTCGCCGCCCGGCTGCTCATCGGCCCCGCCCTGCGCGACGGCGCCCTGCATACACTCCACAGGCCACCGCCGCCGGTCCGCAGGATCCCGCCTATTGCATACAGCCTTCTGTTGTTCGTCGTCATCGCCCTCGGCCTGCCCCGCGACCCGCTCGCCCTCGACACCCGAGCCCGTCTCCAACCCCCCTCCGCCGCCCACCCGTTCGGCACGGACGCGCTCGGCCGCGACGTCCTCGCCCGGGTGGCGCACGGCGCCCTCGACACCCTGCTTCTCGCCGTCGCCATCAGCGCGATCGCCCTCATCGCCGGGATCCTGCTCGGGCTGCTGCCGCGGCTGTCCGGGCCGCTCGTCGACACCGTCAACGCCGTACCGCCCGTACTCGCCGCGCTCCTCGTCAGCGCGGTCTGGGGCAGCGGGCCCACGACGCCCGTCCTGGCCGTGGCCGTCGTCGCCTGGGCGCCGCTCGCCGCGCACACCTCCGCGCTGCTGCGGGAGGAGCGGGCCACCGTCCACCTGACCGCCACCCGGGCCCTCGGCGCCGGCCCCTGGTACCTGCTGAGGAGTGAACTCCTGCCCGCCGCCCTGCCGCCCGTCGCCCGCCACGCCCTCCTGCGCCTGCCCGGCATCGCCCTCGCCCTGGCCTCCCTCGGCTTCCTCGGCCTCGGCGCCCAGCCGCCGTCCCCCGAGTGGGGACTGCTCCTCGCCGAGAACCAGCCCTACGCCGAACGCGCCCCCTGGGCCGTCCTCGCCCCCGCCACCGTCCTCGCCGTCCTCGGCGCCCTCGCCGTCACCGCGGCCGGAGCACTGCGACGGCCACGACGACGTCGTACGGCTGACCCCGCAGACCCCACAGATCCGACAGGACTCGCCGACTCGACAGGATCCATGGATCCCGCAGGCCGGCGCACTGGCGAACCACCCGCTCCCGAAGCGGAGTTGGCGGGTATCCGGTGA
- a CDS encoding ABC transporter substrate-binding protein has translation MLSPPRRPSRPRLLAAVLLTPLLAGCFASSSGDGGEGSGGEDGSRLRVALAFPPAENLSPYGADATILSRLGVTEGLTALDANGAAAPALAASWRREDDRTWLFTLREAVFQDGTEVTPAAVAASLTRATQAKPAPAALSGVTLTAKAEGGTGVRVTTAAPDPVLPLRLSSPSLAVLAPKAYDGAKGAVDPVGTATGPFEVTKVTGATAADLDRFDDYWGGRAQAPGIDVRFIADGTARANALRTGQVDLAEAIPVAQAATLDAATRRETATTRTTSLLLNAKSGVFKDPALRAAARAAVDTSALAKGVYEGHADAGAGIYGPAVTWAEGKRVQPTGRAKAGTPGGASVTLATYDNRPELPEVAQVLKQQLEKAGFKVKLEVREYSRLESDALAGKFDAFVGARNSLLDTGDPVGVLASDYTCDGGYNLALLCDKAVDRAVAKAQSTADTDKRQDAALAAEALILGTDAVVPLVHQRVITGVGAKVSGVLLDPYERTLVGTGTRR, from the coding sequence TTGCTCAGCCCTCCCCGTCGGCCCTCTCGCCCCCGGCTTCTTGCCGCCGTCCTCCTCACCCCGCTCCTCGCCGGCTGTTTCGCCTCGTCCTCCGGTGATGGTGGTGAGGGGTCCGGTGGTGAGGACGGGTCCCGGCTGCGTGTCGCTCTCGCCTTCCCGCCCGCCGAGAACCTCTCCCCGTACGGCGCCGACGCGACCATCCTCAGTCGGCTCGGCGTCACCGAGGGGCTGACCGCACTCGACGCCAACGGTGCCGCCGCCCCCGCGCTCGCCGCGTCCTGGCGTCGCGAGGACGACCGGACCTGGCTGTTCACCCTGCGCGAGGCCGTTTTCCAGGACGGTACGGAGGTCACGCCCGCCGCCGTCGCCGCCTCCCTCACCCGCGCCACCCAGGCCAAGCCCGCCCCGGCCGCGCTCTCCGGTGTCACCCTCACCGCGAAGGCGGAGGGCGGCACCGGCGTACGGGTCACCACCGCCGCCCCCGACCCTGTCCTGCCGCTGCGGCTGTCCAGCCCCAGCCTCGCCGTCCTCGCCCCGAAGGCGTACGACGGCGCGAAGGGCGCCGTCGACCCGGTCGGCACCGCCACCGGCCCCTTCGAGGTCACCAAGGTGACCGGCGCCACCGCCGCCGATCTCGACCGCTTCGACGACTACTGGGGCGGCCGGGCCCAGGCCCCCGGCATCGACGTGCGGTTCATCGCCGACGGCACCGCCCGCGCCAACGCCCTGCGCACCGGCCAGGTCGACCTCGCCGAGGCGATACCCGTCGCCCAGGCCGCGACCCTGGACGCGGCCACCCGCCGCGAGACCGCCACGACCCGCACCACCAGCCTGCTCCTCAACGCGAAGTCCGGTGTCTTCAAGGACCCGGCGCTGCGCGCCGCCGCCCGCGCGGCCGTCGACACCTCCGCCCTCGCCAAGGGCGTCTACGAGGGTCACGCCGATGCCGGCGCCGGCATCTACGGCCCCGCCGTCACCTGGGCCGAGGGCAAGCGCGTCCAGCCCACCGGACGGGCGAAGGCCGGCACCCCCGGCGGCGCCTCTGTCACCCTCGCCACCTACGACAACCGGCCCGAACTCCCCGAAGTCGCACAGGTGTTGAAGCAGCAGTTGGAGAAGGCCGGGTTCAAGGTGAAGCTGGAGGTGCGTGAATACTCACGGTTGGAGAGCGACGCGCTCGCCGGGAAGTTCGACGCCTTCGTCGGCGCCCGCAACAGCCTTCTCGACACCGGTGATCCCGTCGGCGTCCTCGCCAGCGACTACACCTGCGACGGCGGCTACAACCTCGCCCTGCTGTGCGACAAGGCGGTCGACCGGGCCGTCGCCAAGGCGCAGTCGACCGCCGACACCGACAAGCGGCAGGACGCCGCCCTGGCCGCCGAGGCCCTGATCCTCGGCACCGACGCCGTCGTCCCGCTGGTCCACCAGCGTGTCATCACCGGCGTCGGCGCCAAGGTCAGCGGGGTGCTCCTCGACCCGTACGAGCGCACCCTCGTCGGTACCGGGACCCGGCGCTGA